In Candidatus Methylomirabilota bacterium, the sequence CGACGAGCTCCGGCCGGGCGCCCTCCACGTCCTCGAGCAGCATCTCCGTATACCCGATGATGTGGTTCAGCGGAGTGCGCAGCTGGTGCCGGAGGTGCGCCGCCGCGGTCGGATTCTCCGTCACGGTGTCGGGCGGCTCCCGAGGAGCGCTTCGATCTTCTCCAGGAGCCGCGCCAGGTCGATCGGCTTGGTGTCGAAGTCATCGCATCCGGCGGCCAGGGCCTTCGCGCGGTCGTCCGACATCGCATGCGCGGTCAGC encodes:
- a CDS encoding response regulator, with product LTAHAMSDDRAKALAAGCDDFDTKPIDLARLLEKIEALLGSRPTP